In Streptomyces thermolilacinus SPC6, a single genomic region encodes these proteins:
- a CDS encoding IclR family transcriptional regulator produces MPSSSASTTDAATKPAAGSGGVQSLERAFDLLERMADAGGEVGLSELSASSGLPLPTIHRLMRTLVACGYVRQQANRRYALGPRLIRLGESASRLLGTWARPYLARLVEETGETANMALLDGDEIVYVAQVPSKHSMRMFTEVGRRVLPHSTGVGKALLAHTPPEEVRALLARTGMPAATEKTITTPDEFLAALEQVRAAGYAVDDNEQEIGVRCLAVSVPDSPTPAAISISGPAGRVTEAATDKIVPVLQEVARDLATALTNTSAPS; encoded by the coding sequence GTGCCGTCGTCCAGCGCCAGCACCACCGACGCCGCCACCAAGCCCGCCGCCGGGTCGGGTGGCGTGCAGTCCCTTGAGCGTGCCTTCGACCTCCTGGAGCGGATGGCCGACGCCGGGGGCGAGGTAGGACTCAGCGAGCTGTCCGCCAGCAGCGGGCTCCCGCTGCCCACCATCCACCGCCTGATGCGCACCCTCGTCGCCTGCGGATACGTCCGCCAGCAGGCCAACCGGCGGTACGCGCTCGGGCCCCGCCTCATCCGCCTCGGCGAGTCCGCCTCCCGCCTCCTCGGCACCTGGGCCCGCCCGTATCTGGCGCGGCTCGTGGAGGAGACCGGCGAGACGGCGAACATGGCGCTGCTCGACGGCGACGAGATCGTCTACGTCGCGCAGGTGCCGTCCAAGCACTCGATGCGGATGTTCACCGAGGTCGGACGGCGGGTGCTGCCGCACTCCACCGGTGTCGGCAAGGCGCTGCTCGCGCACACCCCGCCGGAGGAGGTGCGCGCGCTCCTCGCCCGTACGGGGATGCCCGCGGCGACGGAGAAGACCATCACCACGCCCGACGAGTTCCTCGCCGCGCTGGAGCAGGTGCGGGCGGCGGGATACGCCGTGGACGACAACGAGCAGGAGATAGGGGTCCGTTGCCTCGCGGTGTCGGTGCCCGACTCGCCGACCCCGGCGGCCATCTCCATCTCGGGCCCCGCGGGCCGGGTCACGGAGGCGGCGACGGACAAGATCGTCCCCGTTCTCCAGGAGGTCGCCCGCGACCTGGCGACGGCCCTCACCAACACCTCGGCGCCGAGCTGA
- a CDS encoding sugar ABC transporter substrate-binding protein: MATVRTGVRAVAAVLAVALGVTLTACSATGGKRAEDARKAAAEAASGRANVTTPRWTFAMVTHSGDGDTFWDIVQKGARQAAAKDNINFLYAHSDEGQQQAQLVDSYVDKKVDGLIVTLAKPDALKASVARAVAAGIPVITVNSGSAQSKAYGALTHIGQDETVAGQAVGDELDKRGRKKALCVLHEQGNVGHEQRCAGVRETFDGTLQNLYVDGTNMPDVQASIEAKLQTDPAIDAVVTLGAPFADAAAQARRTAGSKAEIDTFDLNAKVAAGLNNGTLGFAVDQQPYLQGYEAVDLLWLYRYNADVLGGGRPVLTGPQIITKKDAAALAAYTERGTR; this comes from the coding sequence GTGGCAACGGTTCGGACAGGAGTACGCGCGGTCGCCGCCGTGCTGGCGGTGGCACTCGGAGTGACCCTGACCGCCTGTAGCGCGACCGGCGGCAAGCGCGCCGAGGACGCCAGGAAGGCGGCCGCCGAGGCCGCGTCGGGCCGGGCCAACGTCACCACGCCCCGCTGGACCTTCGCCATGGTCACCCACTCCGGTGACGGCGACACGTTCTGGGACATCGTCCAGAAGGGCGCCCGCCAGGCCGCCGCCAAGGACAACATCAACTTCCTGTACGCCCACAGCGACGAGGGCCAGCAGCAGGCGCAGCTGGTCGACTCGTACGTGGACAAGAAGGTGGACGGCCTGATCGTCACCCTCGCCAAGCCGGACGCGCTCAAGGCGTCCGTCGCCCGCGCCGTCGCCGCCGGTATCCCGGTGATCACCGTCAACTCCGGCTCGGCCCAGTCCAAGGCGTACGGCGCCCTCACCCACATCGGGCAGGACGAGACCGTCGCCGGGCAGGCCGTCGGCGACGAGCTCGACAAGCGCGGCCGCAAGAAGGCCCTGTGCGTCCTGCACGAGCAGGGCAACGTCGGCCACGAGCAGCGCTGTGCCGGCGTACGCGAGACGTTCGACGGCACCCTCCAGAACCTCTACGTCGACGGCACGAACATGCCCGACGTCCAGGCGTCCATCGAGGCCAAGCTCCAGACCGACCCCGCCATCGACGCCGTCGTCACCCTCGGCGCGCCGTTCGCCGACGCCGCCGCCCAGGCCAGGCGCACCGCCGGGTCGAAGGCCGAGATCGACACCTTCGACCTCAACGCCAAGGTCGCCGCCGGGCTGAACAACGGGACCCTCGGGTTCGCCGTGGACCAGCAGCCCTACCTCCAGGGGTACGAGGCCGTGGACCTGCTGTGGCTCTACCGCTACAACGCCGACGTGCTGGGCGGCGGCCGACCCGTCCTCACCGGCCCGCAGATCATCACGAAGAAGGACGCGGCCGCCCTGGCCGCCTACACGGAGCGGGGGACGCGATGA
- a CDS encoding PaaI family thioesterase codes for MTDDPALDLARKVLDSQPFSRLVGARVTAFGDGRAVLEVDVRPELLQQNGFLHGGVLSYAADNAITFAAGTALGPAVLTAGFSIQYMRPAVGRTLVARASVVHAGRRQAVVRCDLLTAAEEDGAETLCAVAQGAVLAAESSRD; via the coding sequence ATGACCGACGACCCCGCGCTCGACCTCGCCCGGAAGGTGCTCGACAGCCAGCCCTTCAGCCGCCTCGTCGGCGCCCGCGTCACCGCGTTCGGCGACGGCCGGGCCGTCCTGGAGGTGGACGTACGCCCCGAACTGCTCCAGCAGAACGGCTTCCTGCACGGCGGCGTGCTGTCGTACGCCGCCGACAACGCCATCACCTTCGCCGCCGGGACCGCGCTGGGCCCGGCCGTGCTGACCGCCGGGTTCTCCATCCAGTACATGCGCCCCGCCGTGGGGCGCACGCTCGTCGCCCGCGCCTCGGTCGTGCACGCGGGCCGCCGCCAGGCCGTGGTCCGCTGCGACCTGCTGACTGCCGCCGAGGAGGACGGCGCGGAGACCCTGTGCGCGGTCGCCCAGGGCGCCGTCCTGGCCGCCGAGTCCTCCCGCGACTGA
- a CDS encoding ROK family glucokinase, which produces MSTHRDPLRVTDLVTERATALRTVGSRERRSHLSAPRVPTVGIDIGGTKVMAGVVDADGAILEKVRTETPDKSKSPQVVEDTIVELVLDLSDRHDVHAVGIGAAGWVDADRSRVLFAPHLAWRNEPLRDSLQARLAVPVMVDNDANTAAWAEWRFGAGRGEDHLVMITLGTGIGGAILEDGRVKRGKYGVAGEFGHMQVVPGGHRCPCGNRGCWEQYSSGNALVREARELAAADSPVAYNIIERVKGHVPDITGPLITELAREGDAMCVELLQDIGQWLGVGIANLAAALDPSCFVIGGGVSAADDLLIGPARDAFRRNLTGRGYRPEARIAKAELGPEAGMVGAADLARLVARRFRRANRRRVERYERYERYAQAFRAGAVRPTRPRSTTEEPGA; this is translated from the coding sequence GTGAGCACGCACCGCGACCCCCTCCGCGTCACGGACCTCGTCACGGAACGCGCCACCGCCCTGCGCACCGTCGGCAGCCGTGAGCGCCGCTCCCACCTCAGCGCTCCCCGCGTCCCGACCGTCGGCATCGACATCGGCGGTACGAAGGTGATGGCCGGGGTCGTGGACGCGGACGGCGCCATCCTGGAGAAGGTCCGCACCGAGACCCCCGACAAGTCCAAGAGCCCCCAGGTGGTCGAGGACACGATCGTGGAGCTGGTCCTGGACCTGTCCGACCGGCACGATGTGCACGCCGTCGGCATCGGCGCCGCCGGGTGGGTGGACGCCGACCGCAGCCGCGTCCTGTTCGCCCCGCACCTGGCCTGGCGCAACGAGCCCCTGCGCGACTCCCTCCAGGCCCGCCTCGCCGTCCCCGTCATGGTGGACAACGACGCCAACACCGCCGCCTGGGCCGAGTGGCGCTTCGGCGCGGGCCGCGGCGAGGACCACCTCGTCATGATCACGCTCGGCACGGGCATCGGCGGGGCCATCCTGGAGGACGGCCGCGTCAAGCGCGGCAAGTACGGCGTCGCCGGGGAGTTCGGCCATATGCAGGTCGTCCCCGGCGGGCACCGCTGCCCGTGCGGCAACCGCGGCTGCTGGGAGCAGTACAGCTCCGGCAACGCCCTGGTCCGCGAGGCCCGCGAACTCGCCGCCGCCGACTCCCCGGTCGCGTACAACATCATCGAACGCGTCAAGGGGCACGTCCCCGACATCACCGGCCCGCTCATCACCGAGCTGGCCCGCGAGGGCGACGCCATGTGCGTCGAACTGCTCCAGGACATCGGCCAGTGGCTCGGCGTCGGCATCGCGAACCTCGCCGCCGCCCTCGATCCGTCGTGCTTCGTCATCGGCGGCGGCGTCAGCGCCGCCGACGACCTGCTCATCGGCCCCGCCCGGGACGCGTTCCGCCGCAACCTCACCGGGCGCGGTTACCGCCCCGAGGCCCGCATCGCCAAGGCGGAGCTGGGCCCCGAGGCGGGCATGGTCGGGGCCGCCGACCTCGCCCGGCTGGTCGCCCGCCGCTTCCGCCGCGCCAACCGGCGCCGTGTCGAACGCTACGAGCGGTACGAGCGCTACGCGCAAGCCTTCCGCGCCGGTGCCGTCCGCCCCACCCGCCCCAGGAGCACCACCGAGGAACCCGGAGCATGA
- the allB gene encoding allantoinase AllB, which produces MDPPVDLVLRSTRVVTPEGTRPAAVAVADGTIAAVLPYDAEVPAGARLEDVGDHAVLPGLVDTHVHVNDPGRTEWEGFWTATRAAAAGGITTLIDMPLNSLPPTTTVEHLRIKQDVARPKAHVDVGFWGGALPDNVKDLRPLHDAGVFGFKCFLSPSGVDEFPQLDQEQLAASLAEITGFGGLMIVHAEDPHHLDAAPSRSSAKYADFLASRPRDAENTAVENLIAQARRLGARVHVLHLSSADALPLIAAARREGVKVTVETCPHFLTLTAEEVPDGATEFKCCPPIREAANQDALWQGLADGVIDCVVSDHSPSTADLKTPDFSTAWGGISSLQLGLPAIWTEARRRGHTLDDVARWMSTAPASLAGLDRKGAIEAGRDADFAVLAPDESFTVDPARLHHRNRVTAYAGRTLYGVVTSTWLRGVRIADRGRPAAPSGRLLERNK; this is translated from the coding sequence ATGGATCCGCCCGTGGACCTGGTACTGCGCTCGACGCGCGTCGTCACCCCCGAGGGCACGCGCCCCGCGGCCGTCGCCGTCGCCGACGGCACCATCGCCGCGGTCCTGCCGTACGACGCGGAGGTCCCGGCCGGGGCCCGCCTGGAGGACGTGGGCGACCACGCCGTGCTCCCCGGACTCGTGGACACCCACGTCCATGTCAACGACCCCGGCCGCACCGAGTGGGAGGGTTTCTGGACCGCCACCCGCGCCGCGGCCGCGGGCGGCATCACCACCCTCATCGACATGCCGCTCAACTCCCTGCCGCCCACGACCACCGTGGAGCACCTGCGGATCAAGCAGGACGTGGCCAGGCCCAAGGCCCATGTCGACGTGGGCTTCTGGGGCGGCGCCCTCCCGGACAACGTCAAGGACCTGCGCCCGCTGCACGACGCCGGTGTCTTCGGCTTCAAGTGCTTCCTGTCGCCGTCGGGCGTGGACGAGTTCCCGCAGCTCGACCAGGAGCAGCTGGCCGCCTCGCTCGCCGAGATCACCGGCTTCGGCGGACTGATGATCGTCCACGCCGAGGACCCGCACCACCTCGACGCCGCGCCCAGCCGCAGCTCCGCCAAGTACGCCGACTTCCTCGCCTCCCGCCCCCGCGACGCCGAGAACACCGCCGTCGAGAACCTCATCGCCCAGGCCCGCCGCCTCGGCGCCCGCGTCCACGTCCTGCACCTGTCGTCCGCCGACGCGCTGCCCCTCATCGCCGCCGCCAGACGCGAGGGCGTCAAGGTCACCGTCGAGACGTGCCCGCACTTCCTCACCCTGACCGCCGAGGAAGTGCCGGACGGGGCGACCGAGTTCAAGTGCTGCCCGCCCATCCGCGAGGCCGCCAACCAGGACGCCCTGTGGCAGGGACTCGCCGACGGCGTCATCGACTGCGTCGTCTCCGACCACTCACCCTCCACCGCCGACCTCAAGACCCCCGACTTCTCCACCGCCTGGGGCGGCATCTCCTCCCTCCAACTGGGCCTCCCCGCCATCTGGACCGAGGCCCGACGGCGCGGCCACACCCTGGACGACGTGGCCCGCTGGATGTCCACCGCCCCCGCCTCCCTCGCGGGACTCGACCGCAAGGGCGCCATCGAGGCCGGCCGCGACGCCGACTTCGCCGTCCTCGCCCCTGACGAGTCCTTCACCGTGGACCCGGCCCGGCTGCACCACCGCAACCGGGTCACCGCCTACGCGGGCCGCACCCTGTACGGCGTCGTCACCTCGACCTGGCTGCGCGGCGTACGCATCGCCGACCGCGGCCGACCCGCCGCACCCAGCGGGCGACTGCTCGAAAGGAACAAGTGA
- a CDS encoding ABC transporter permease, with protein MTATAPPAEGGQARDERLLPASPLKKLLTRPELGSVVGAAAVFVFFAFAADGFLRAASLGTVLYAASTIGIMAVPVALLMIGGEFDLSAGVLVTTSALVSSMFSYQMTANVWVGVVVSLLVTLAVGLFNGFMLTRTRLPSFIITLGTFLMLTGLNLGLTKLISGTVSTKTIADMEGFASARALFASEATIGGATLKVTILWWLGLIAVATWVLLRTRFGNWIFAVGGNAEAARAVGVPVRRTKTLLYMGVGLCAWVSGQHLLFSYDVVQSGEGVGNELIYIIAAVIGGCLITGGYGSAVGAAVGALIFGMTSKGIVYAEWNPDWFKFFLGAMLLLATLLNAWVRKRAEATS; from the coding sequence ATGACCGCGACCGCCCCGCCCGCCGAGGGCGGCCAGGCCCGCGACGAGCGCCTCCTGCCCGCCTCCCCGCTGAAGAAGCTCCTCACCCGCCCCGAGCTGGGCTCGGTCGTCGGCGCCGCCGCCGTCTTCGTCTTCTTCGCGTTCGCCGCCGACGGCTTCCTGCGCGCCGCGAGCCTCGGCACCGTGCTCTACGCGGCGTCCACCATCGGCATCATGGCCGTGCCCGTCGCCCTGCTGATGATCGGCGGCGAGTTCGACCTGTCGGCGGGCGTCCTCGTCACCACGTCCGCGCTGGTCTCGTCGATGTTCAGCTACCAGATGACCGCCAACGTCTGGGTCGGCGTCGTCGTGTCGCTGCTGGTCACCCTCGCCGTCGGGCTCTTCAACGGCTTCATGCTCACCCGCACCAGGCTGCCCAGCTTCATCATCACGCTCGGCACGTTCCTGATGCTGACCGGCCTCAACCTCGGTCTGACCAAGCTCATCAGCGGCACCGTCTCCACCAAGACCATCGCGGACATGGAGGGCTTCGCCTCCGCCCGCGCCCTGTTCGCCTCCGAGGCGACGATCGGCGGCGCCACCCTCAAGGTCACCATCCTGTGGTGGCTGGGCCTCATCGCCGTCGCCACCTGGGTCCTGCTGCGCACCCGCTTCGGCAATTGGATCTTCGCCGTGGGCGGCAACGCCGAAGCCGCCCGCGCGGTCGGCGTCCCCGTACGCCGCACCAAGACGCTCCTCTACATGGGCGTCGGCCTCTGCGCCTGGGTGTCCGGACAGCACCTGCTGTTCTCGTACGACGTCGTCCAGTCCGGCGAGGGCGTCGGCAACGAGCTGATCTACATCATCGCCGCCGTCATCGGCGGCTGCCTGATCACCGGCGGCTACGGCTCCGCGGTCGGCGCCGCCGTCGGCGCGCTCATCTTCGGCATGACCAGCAAGGGCATCGTCTACGCCGAGTGGAACCCCGACTGGTTCAAGTTCTTCCTCGGCGCGATGCTCCTCCTCGCGACCCTCCTCAACGCCTGGGTCCGCAAGCGGGCGGAGGCCACCTCATGA
- a CDS encoding ABC transporter ATP-binding protein, with protein sequence MSLLLDDVTLTYPDGDGRLTALDGVGLKVGAGELVAVVGPSGSGKSSLLAVAATLVTPDRGRVVVDGVDTGALDRAGKAALRRERLGIVFQQPNLLPSLTAVEQVQVMAHLAGRGRAGGLSAVRASGPGRVRGTGRVRGSGDAARRRALELLDAVGLAAEAGRRPHQLSGGQRQRVNIARALANEPAVLLVDEPTSALDRERGEAVVSLLATLARERGAATLLVTHDPAHLAHATRTVTVRDGRLAPA encoded by the coding sequence ATGAGCCTGCTGCTGGACGATGTGACCCTCACCTACCCCGACGGCGACGGCCGGCTGACCGCGCTGGACGGGGTGGGGCTGAAGGTGGGCGCGGGAGAGCTGGTCGCGGTGGTGGGCCCGTCGGGGTCCGGGAAGTCGAGCCTGCTGGCGGTGGCGGCGACGCTGGTGACGCCGGACCGGGGGCGGGTCGTCGTGGACGGCGTCGACACGGGCGCGCTGGACCGGGCCGGCAAGGCGGCGCTGCGGCGGGAGCGGCTGGGCATCGTGTTCCAGCAGCCGAACCTGCTGCCGTCGCTGACGGCGGTCGAGCAGGTACAGGTCATGGCGCACCTGGCGGGGCGGGGGCGGGCCGGTGGCCTGAGCGCCGTGCGGGCTTCTGGGCCCGGGCGGGTCCGGGGTACTGGGCGGGTCCGGGGCTCCGGGGACGCGGCCCGTCGGCGGGCCCTGGAACTGCTGGACGCGGTCGGGCTGGCCGCCGAGGCGGGGCGCCGCCCGCACCAGCTGTCGGGCGGCCAGCGGCAGCGCGTGAACATCGCGCGGGCGCTGGCGAACGAACCGGCGGTCCTGCTGGTGGACGAGCCGACCAGCGCGCTGGACCGGGAGCGCGGCGAGGCGGTGGTGAGCCTGCTGGCGACGCTGGCCCGGGAGCGCGGCGCGGCGACGCTGCTGGTCACCCACGACCCGGCTCACCTGGCCCACGCGACCCGCACGGTCACGGTCCGCGACGGCCGTCTGGCACCCGCCTGA
- the alc gene encoding allantoicase: MPRFTGDASPYGGGDPYADYRAADLPFTGYADLADRRLGAGVVAANDEFFAERENLLKPEPAEFDPEHFGHKGKVMDGWETRRRRGTSADRPHPDADDHDWALVRLGAPGVIRGIVVDTAHFRGNYPQAVSVEAASVPGSPSPEELLGPDVEWTTLVPRTPVGGHAANGFAVDVERRFTHLRLNQHPDGGVARLRVYGEVAPDPAWLGALGTFDLVALENGGGVEDASDRFYSPATNTIQPGRSRKMDDGWETRRRRDQGNDWIRYRLAEQAEIRAVEIDTAYLKGNSAGWAALSVRDGEDGPWTEFLPRTRLQPDTNHRFVLPTPAVGTHVRIDIYPDGGISRLRLFGSLTEEGAKRLTARHQELGG; this comes from the coding sequence ATTCCGCGCTTCACCGGCGACGCCAGCCCGTACGGCGGCGGCGACCCGTACGCCGACTACCGCGCCGCCGACCTGCCCTTCACCGGATACGCCGACCTCGCCGACCGGCGCCTCGGCGCGGGTGTCGTCGCCGCCAACGACGAGTTCTTCGCCGAGCGGGAGAACCTCCTCAAGCCCGAGCCCGCCGAGTTCGACCCGGAGCACTTCGGCCACAAGGGCAAGGTCATGGACGGCTGGGAGACCCGCCGCCGCCGCGGCACCTCCGCCGACCGGCCGCACCCCGACGCCGACGACCACGACTGGGCGCTCGTACGGCTCGGCGCGCCCGGCGTGATCCGCGGCATCGTCGTGGACACGGCCCACTTCCGCGGCAACTACCCGCAGGCCGTCTCCGTCGAGGCCGCCTCCGTGCCCGGCTCGCCCTCGCCGGAGGAACTGCTCGGCCCGGACGTCGAGTGGACCACCCTCGTGCCCCGCACGCCCGTCGGCGGGCACGCGGCGAACGGGTTCGCCGTCGATGTGGAGCGCCGCTTCACCCACCTCCGCCTCAACCAGCACCCCGACGGCGGCGTGGCCCGCCTCCGCGTGTACGGCGAGGTCGCCCCCGACCCGGCGTGGCTCGGCGCGCTCGGCACCTTCGACCTGGTGGCGCTGGAGAACGGCGGCGGTGTCGAGGACGCCTCCGACCGCTTCTACTCGCCCGCCACCAACACGATCCAGCCCGGCCGCTCCCGCAAGATGGACGACGGCTGGGAGACGAGGCGCCGCCGCGACCAGGGCAACGACTGGATCCGCTACCGGCTCGCCGAGCAGGCCGAGATCCGCGCCGTCGAGATAGACACGGCGTACCTGAAGGGCAACAGCGCGGGCTGGGCCGCCCTCTCCGTACGCGACGGCGAGGACGGGCCGTGGACCGAGTTCCTGCCCCGGACCCGGCTCCAGCCCGACACCAACCACCGCTTCGTACTGCCGACCCCGGCCGTCGGCACCCACGTCCGCATCGACATCTACCCCGACGGCGGCATCTCCCGCCTGCGCCTCTTCGGCTCCCTCACGGAGGAGGGCGCCAAGCGCCTCACCGCCCGCCACCAGGAACTCGGTGGCTGA
- a CDS encoding dihydrofolate reductase family protein yields MAQLTLTTFLSLDGVMQAPGGPDEDRSDGFDYGGWLVPFADEDMGRFMNEVFDRADAFLLGRRTYEIFASYWPEVTDPDDPIAGPLNNLPKHVVSRTLRTVEWNNSHLVEGDLGEVVARLKAGPGREIQVHGSARLAQGLIAHGLVDALNLLVFPVFLGKGRRLFPDGGVPTAYELTGHRTTSTGATIQTYRPTGPAEFGTFAAEE; encoded by the coding sequence ATGGCTCAGCTCACCCTCACCACCTTCCTCTCCCTCGACGGCGTCATGCAGGCCCCCGGCGGCCCCGACGAGGACCGCAGTGACGGCTTCGACTACGGCGGCTGGCTCGTTCCCTTCGCCGACGAGGACATGGGCCGCTTCATGAACGAGGTCTTCGACCGCGCCGACGCCTTCCTCCTCGGCCGCCGCACGTACGAGATCTTCGCCTCGTACTGGCCGGAGGTCACCGACCCGGACGACCCGATCGCGGGCCCGCTCAACAACCTCCCCAAGCACGTCGTGTCCCGGACCCTCAGGACGGTCGAGTGGAACAACTCTCACCTCGTGGAGGGCGACCTCGGCGAGGTCGTCGCCCGGCTGAAGGCGGGCCCCGGCCGGGAGATCCAGGTCCACGGCAGCGCCCGCCTCGCGCAGGGCCTCATCGCCCACGGCCTGGTGGACGCGCTCAACCTGCTGGTCTTCCCCGTCTTCCTCGGCAAGGGCCGCCGGCTCTTCCCGGACGGCGGCGTCCCGACCGCGTACGAGCTGACCGGGCACCGCACCACCTCCACCGGGGCGACCATCCAGACGTACCGGCCCACCGGCCCCGCCGAGTTCGGCACCTTCGCGGCGGAGGAGTGA
- a CDS encoding Gfo/Idh/MocA family protein, whose product MRIGLIGTGRIGTFHAKVLSRHAHVGGLVVTDVDADRAERLARAIGATAAPGADHVFAWGVDAVVIASATASHADLLVRAARAGLPVFCEKPVAVDLPGTLRALRAVAAAGSPLQLGFMRRFDAGYTKAREAVRDGRLGRLHTVRAVTSDAEPPPAAYVPLSGGLFRDCLVHDFDMVRWVTGREVVDVYAAGSDRGPGMFRAAGDVDTAAALLTLDDGTLVTATATRCNGAGYDVRMELAGERDQLVVGLDDRTPVTSAEPLGPPPASRPWTGFLDRFAPAYEAELDAFVRFARGERDNPCDGLQALEALRIAEACELSRHERRPVRLAEVPGLEGAV is encoded by the coding sequence ATGCGTATCGGATTGATCGGAACCGGTCGTATCGGGACGTTCCACGCGAAGGTGCTCAGTCGGCACGCCCACGTCGGCGGGCTCGTCGTCACCGACGTGGACGCGGATCGGGCGGAGCGCCTCGCCCGGGCCATCGGCGCTACGGCCGCGCCCGGTGCCGACCACGTGTTCGCGTGGGGCGTGGACGCCGTGGTGATCGCCTCGGCCACCGCCTCCCACGCCGACCTCCTCGTGCGCGCCGCCCGCGCCGGGCTGCCCGTGTTCTGCGAGAAGCCGGTCGCCGTGGACCTGCCCGGTACGCTGCGGGCGCTGCGCGCGGTCGCGGCGGCCGGGTCGCCGCTCCAGCTGGGCTTCATGCGGCGCTTCGACGCCGGGTACACGAAGGCGCGCGAGGCGGTACGGGACGGGCGGCTCGGCAGGCTGCACACCGTGCGGGCGGTCACCTCCGACGCGGAGCCGCCGCCCGCCGCGTACGTGCCGCTGTCGGGCGGGCTGTTCCGGGACTGCCTGGTCCATGACTTCGACATGGTGCGCTGGGTCACCGGCCGCGAGGTCGTGGACGTGTACGCGGCGGGCTCGGACCGGGGGCCGGGGATGTTCCGGGCGGCGGGTGATGTGGACACGGCGGCGGCGCTGCTCACCCTGGACGACGGCACGCTGGTCACGGCGACCGCGACGCGCTGCAACGGCGCCGGGTACGACGTGCGGATGGAGCTGGCCGGGGAGCGGGACCAGCTGGTGGTGGGCCTGGACGACCGCACGCCGGTCACCTCCGCCGAACCGCTGGGCCCGCCGCCCGCGAGCCGGCCGTGGACGGGCTTCCTGGACCGGTTCGCCCCGGCGTACGAGGCGGAGCTGGACGCGTTCGTACGGTTCGCGCGCGGTGAGCGGGACAACCCGTGCGACGGGCTCCAGGCCCTGGAGGCGCTGCGGATCGCCGAGGCGTGCGAGCTGTCCCGCCACGAGCGCCGCCCGGTACGGCTGGCGGAGGTGCCGGGGCTGGAGGGCGCGGTGTAG
- a CDS encoding ATP-binding cassette domain-containing protein: MTSPLTTSRPTTAPLVELDAVSKHYGSVRALTDVSLRVHAGQITCVLGDNGAGKSTLIKIISGLHAHDAGTLRVDGEETAFSSPREALDRGIATVYQDLAVVPLMPVWRNFFLGSEPTTGKGPFKRLDVARMRATTRAELLRMGIDLRDVDQPIGTLSGGERQCVAIARAVHFGAKVLVLDEPTAALGVKQSGVVLKYVAAARDAGLGVVLITHNPHHAYLVGDRFVLLKRGAMAASHTRDSVTLDELTRQMAGGSELDALRHELERATPPGTIDEGGHRPPPDPQRARPTDRQGRQDP; this comes from the coding sequence ATGACAAGCCCCCTCACGACGAGCCGCCCCACGACGGCCCCGCTCGTGGAACTCGACGCGGTCAGCAAGCACTACGGCTCCGTCCGCGCCCTCACCGACGTCTCCCTCCGGGTCCACGCCGGGCAGATCACCTGCGTCCTCGGCGACAACGGCGCGGGCAAATCCACCCTCATCAAGATCATCTCCGGGCTGCACGCCCATGACGCGGGAACGCTCCGCGTGGACGGCGAGGAGACCGCCTTCTCCTCCCCGCGCGAGGCCCTGGACCGCGGCATCGCCACCGTCTACCAGGACCTCGCCGTCGTCCCCCTCATGCCGGTCTGGCGGAACTTCTTCCTCGGCTCCGAGCCCACCACCGGCAAGGGTCCCTTCAAACGGCTCGACGTGGCCCGGATGCGCGCCACCACCCGCGCCGAACTGCTCCGCATGGGCATCGACCTGCGCGACGTGGACCAGCCGATCGGCACCCTCTCGGGCGGCGAGCGGCAGTGCGTCGCCATCGCCCGCGCCGTCCACTTCGGCGCCAAGGTCCTCGTCCTGGACGAGCCGACCGCCGCCCTCGGCGTCAAGCAGTCCGGTGTCGTCCTCAAGTACGTCGCCGCCGCCCGCGACGCGGGACTCGGCGTGGTCCTCATCACCCACAACCCGCACCACGCCTACCTCGTCGGCGACCGATTCGTGCTGCTCAAGCGCGGTGCCATGGCCGCGTCCCACACCCGGGACTCGGTCACCCTGGACGAGCTGACCCGCCAGATGGCCGGGGGAAGCGAGCTCGACGCCCTGCGTCACGAGCTGGAACGGGCGACCCCTCCTGGCACAATCGACGAAGGCGGGCACCGCCCGCCGCCGGACCCCCAGCGCGCCCGGCCCACCGACCGGCAGGGACGACAGGACCCGTGA